The Mytilus galloprovincialis chromosome 11, xbMytGall1.hap1.1, whole genome shotgun sequence genome contains the following window.
ATATCCAAAgaattttttctgataaagtgtgtggttgaagttttttgaaatttttcattttgtcaaagagtcaaagtaaatatttttttcaaaattttatgaaaattaaacaagcatGGGACCACCTCGATTTCATTGCTTTTACTATTGTTTTATAACTGTGATTGTCAAATAACTAAACTTTCATACACTCTGCCGCCTAACCAAAAAGATGCCCATCCTTACTTTTTGATTAtgaaaacagagaaaaaaaaaataattgtgcaTTGTTTATAAAGTGAGGTATATCAAGTGCATTATCTAAACTACTGTCGATCATTAATGTGCAATGGCTACtactttaataaataatttaaggGTTTCATTTAAAAATCAAGGGATATAACTCTTTAAGAGTCAACAgaaaattatacatgtaataacattgTCAAATTAAATCatcaaatttcatgaaaaataagaaaaaatatactaaggGAAGACAAATCAGAAAAAGTAAGCTCTGTTTACATGTGTTTACAATAAtgccttttttatttatatttttgacagttcaaacaaaaaaatatttgtgtttagGATTTCTCTACACACTCTAGAGCTCTGCCCTGATGATTTTATAAGAATATTCATACCTTAACAAAactgaaggtttttttttacttcatataAATTGTTCAACAATATATGAAAGACTATAGTTATCAAACCATATTTATCATTCTTGTTTGTTCATTAGTATATAGATTACAAATAGTACTTATGCTAAAATGATATGTATATTTTTCTGGTTCTTAACATTATTAATAATTCCCTTTTCTTCCCAAAATAAATCTCGACATAAGGTCGTATAATTCTTTGTGGAGAAACCCTCGATACActatattttgcttttaaatctaACTCAAGACCAAGAATATGTCAATTTAAATCCATCATTAGGGCaaacaaataatcaaaaaaatattaagagaTGGTTCACTGTTTACACTGTCAATTCTGTTCTGGTTAAGTCAAGTGGAAAGGAACCATTTCAGCAGTCATatattatctaaaatatttatcaaattattcTTCATCTATGTGGAAAATTGTTTGTGCTCGTAGCCATTGCAATGTAATATCAAATGTTGTAAAGCTAACTCCCACAGCTATAGGTCCTTTGATCCAGTTCATACTAAGTCCTTTATATAATCCCCTTATAATTCCCTCTTCTCTGTAGGTACTGGTGGCTGTTACCCAAATACCAGTGTAGTCGTTGACATGACCCGTACAACCTAAAACAGTAAAGTGTAGCAATTAACCATCAGAgttaaaaatgttaaagtttAATCAATAATTTAGTCTTAtaaacatgattttttattagttgttattgacaGTTTTCTAGCCGTCAGTAATTGTGAGTACTTTTAGCTCTGTTTCTTTTGTctttgggatgtacaagtacttagccacgtccactctgtgtttttattagatgtatttctatttgtatcaatctgatgagtcaagccattttcaactgatttgtattgtttgttcttatgttgtacttttaaTTACACCACTGCCCCctggttagagggagggttgggatcctgctaacatgtttaatcacaCAAAACTCTGTATgtgcctgtaattcggtggtcgttgtttgttgctgtgttacatatgtttttgtttgttattttgtaaatacAATTGGCCATTAAACTTGTTCTTGTTTAAATAGCTTCACATTTGTCGatttacaaatcaataaaatCTATCAAAATAGTTCTGAGTCTCTTAAATTAACATGAGCTCCGCCCCTTTCctctatattaaattttaatggcCCTGGACCTAGCAGACATACATTGAAATCTGATTCAAGACAAACCCAATATTTGCTGGCAAAGATATCACCACTCTTTCAAATAACTTTAACTTTGCAAGTCAAGAAATTGACAATTATAGTGAATGTCTACTTGGATTAACATTTTCTCTGACAGAGGAACAGATGCATAGAcctgaaaacataatgcctctagatggggcataaaaaccaaattcaagaaataaaaatttctatTACTATACACTAACTACAGgatatttaaattgataaataatcATTTGTAAAGATCTAAAAAGGTGTATTACATACCAGCTGTTTGCATCCGTCGTCTAACAATATCTAATGGATAAGATAGAGATTGTGAAGCAAACCCAGCTACAGCACCCATACACCATCTCTCAAAAGGCTTGGGCTCTTCTCCTTTAGCatattctaataaaaaatatgtcataTAATACATTCAAATTCAGTCATATTCATCAAATTTGACTTTTCAAAGATTAAGCTATtttctcaaaaaataaaaatgttataatatttattgaagaaatgaatgcttctttttgtaattttatagggGTGTAAAAGTATTGATCAAAGCACATTTTGTTTGAAGTGTGGAAGCATTGTTATGTTTATAAGGCcatgaaataaaagttttatcaaatttttccTCTATGTTTCTGTCCACTTTTTTTTGGAAGCACATATCATCGTGAATGAttcatttcattttgatatgagGGTTAAATGATGTTGATTGTTGCTAGCCAATTAAACTAGCAGATTCTCATGAatcatacatgtaatgtaataatttgttttattatgcttcaaactttttttccatTTCTGAATAAAACAGATCTTTTTATTATaacattgaataataaaattacctgcATGGCTTTTCTTCAGTGTTTCATATGTGAAGAAACTAGTCCCTGAGTACATAGTTGATCCTAGAACTGTAGGCAGATAGCCTCGCCATAATGTCCGAAATCCTTCCTGACGATATGTCTTCATTATCACTTGAAATAAATTAGAATACCTACAAATATAAAACCTTTAGTAAGTATATATGTTAATTCATCTATTAATTCATGTAATACTAAATAAGATGAACAGGACTTAGACtttgtaattgaaaaaataaagttgattgaCAATGACTTTGTActaatacaaatataaatctCTGTTAGCTTTActtacagatttttttctgtgacAGCCATCCTTGCCCTGACTAGATCCAGAGGATATGTTAAAGATGTGGATGTTATACCAGCTAATGATCCAGCTAAAAACCTCAAATGTGGGGGTAAATGcctgtaatacataaacaaattaagattttaaaatcCAACTTCAATCTTTAGAGCTAAATTAGGATtcaaaattgatgtttttttttctattttagtccttcattatacatacacatattTTATGACATTACAGTTGTAAACCAAATAGGGTGAGTCTGTTGGCCATTTTCATATAATATTGGATTTCTAATTTGTATATTCTGTAGACTCTCAAACATTTAACTTGTATCCTGATTAAATCCTTTTCCCTCTGGACCTGTGATGAGTGATTAAGTGATTGTTTTAAGAATACATAATATATCAAACACTATGAAATGTATGTGCAAACTTTCATCAAGAGgaatttttaatattaagaatATAATAATCTACTAAGATTTTGCATTTGAAAGATGGCATAAACTAGATTTTTCTACAAAAATTACAAAGAAAGCACATAaaagtacaatatatatatatatatatatatatatatatacaactcgtcttaacatcaacccaacaatgttagatctgtaaatttgctttcgcaaatttttggttcttccctcgccgggattcgaacccatgctactgtgatatcgtgacaccaaatcgcctgcactgcagccgtcccgctagaccacacgaccacctgggctctgatatatatatatatatatatatatactcaaatGAGAGGTGTCATTCATATATAGACTCACATGGTAGttaatacttttgtctgcacctGCATACACATGATCTTCATTTGTGgaaaattgacaaatataaaaaagaagatgtggtatgattgccaatgagacaacaaaagaccaaaatgacacagacattaacaactataggtcaccgtacatccttcaacaatgagcaaagtccatactgcatagtcaaactcatttgtttgtttacatacCATAGTTTTACTGGATgttcatatacattgtatgtcataTGATTATCATATTAatataatcaaagagcagattgctctgaaggatacgattgccatagttttcattgatacatgtattagtattattttcaaaaataattcaaatgcatcAGTCAGGGGCgctacttaaacaagtaacttttTTAGTCATGTTAGTTACTTATAatataggtaatttttgtttttaaaaaatataaaattactcaatagagttatttttaatttcaatagaagcagggactaaatgtagttttcatgaatttttacatcATGTTCTTTCATAAATTTAAGAATTTGTAAGATTTGAGAGGAGAATAGAAATAAAGgattactttaaaaataatgataaaaatgttacttgaataagttattttgtacatctttgaaagaattagtaataatgcttatttaaggaacatatgtaattgttttgggttacaaattataaataacttcaagtcttaattaattcataagtttctatctatttatatctgtctaccttcaagattttgaaggaaaacgatattttaatagtcccaagTGACCAACCTTTAACCATGAAGCATCGATATCAAATATAAGTGCGTCAGAAAAgcaattagtgtttcagaaggattagatcttatatttcatgggaaaaataaccagatgactgtaaaaatttgttaaaactagTAAAGTTTGTATAATTggtcacctataaaaataatatttagaaaagttactAATATAAGTAATctttaaaatagcctcgttttcaacattagttatatataggtaattttaaaagttacttgtttaagtaatgcccctgactgtgcATGTGTTAAATGCTcggtaaaatgtaatttacataatctgaatagttattcatctttaaaaatagccaatcctcaatacaagtgtatgaacaatgtacttattgtgttttatttttgtactatcaattccaaagtttactttccacagcagtcactgagagtgagagaaggtatttcactttgtACCTTATCACCTATTTCACTACTTGAATTCTAGGAGGAACtccatttctaactctttaaatatttaatttcctttgggtcaatgggcatgactcctttccttACACATTTCTCTATTTAAATTGCAATTGCATTTAATATAATATGACTTctatcgacagaacgagttaatttttctaaAAGCATCGTCGTATTTTGATTCAGAATTGACAAAAGTATAAGGGAGACAACTGTaagcgataatatggaagactccatttcgtctgaaggggtgttctagttACACCTTTATGTTATGGActacatttcttttaatttaaatgatgcatatgatttcaAATTATGCAACAACAGTAATCcgcaatagcagacagacatagacaGGATCtcgtgagtttcaaattaatcaatggagtggggaatccagagcaaccattcaatctgaaACCCTTTGAAGTCAAAAAAACCCTAGACTTGTGATTTGTAGCAAGGacatatattaaatgttaattaaatgacctccattt
Protein-coding sequences here:
- the LOC143052764 gene encoding mitochondrial coenzyme A transporter SLC25A42-like, with the protein product MGVNLKETSAVDVLNTTDISLPSPLTKTGKNGDEHFHVEEHKLNSKVPNHNKIITSLVAGAVAGAVAKTVIAPLDRTKINFQVSNRRFSFKSAFKFIFHTVKHEGFIFLWRGNSATMLRIVPYAAIQYTAHEQYKRMLNRNRRKKHLPPHLRFLAGSLAGITSTSLTYPLDLVRARMAVTEKNLYSNLFQVIMKTYRQEGFRTLWRGYLPTVLGSTMYSGTSFFTYETLKKSHAEYAKGEEPKPFERWCMGAVAGFASQSLSYPLDIVRRRMQTAGCTGHVNDYTGIWVTATSTYREEGIIRGLYKGLSMNWIKGPIAVGVSFTTFDITLQWLRAQTIFHIDEE